The Bos indicus x Bos taurus breed Angus x Brahman F1 hybrid chromosome 11, Bos_hybrid_MaternalHap_v2.0, whole genome shotgun sequence sequence GAGTCTGGAGGTGGGGACAGGCACCAGGAAGTTGGGCCCCGCTCTACCGGATTTGGAAATTCTGAGGCTGAAGTGAACCGCGGTtggaagagaggaaggggacGCCTGGTGGTAGGACCAGCGGCTCAGCTGAGATTCTGGAGTTATTACAGTGTCTCCGGACTCCGAAGCagcagttgggggtgggggagagtagAGGGATTCGGGAGTTCAGACTTGGGAGATCCAGGAGTCTAGATGTGGGTTGGAGTCTCCAGGATTCAGGAAGAAGGAGATCCAAGTGCTTAGAATTGGGGGACAGGCAGAACTCAGGAGCAGGGGCGGTGGTTAGACAAAAAACTTCCTCCTGGTTCTGTGCCAAAGGCCGGTTGCCAGAGAGCAGCACAGGATGGTGGCCAGGCAGGTGGCACAAGTTTGACGAGTAGGGCCTGCAACCAGGGCCTGCCATTGAGGCCCTGAAGGATTATAAATATCACTCCCACTTCCACCACCCAGTGTGAGCTGTCCTGAGGCTATGCCTACTTGCCTTCTTGTCTGGGCAACCCTGGCACACCCTTCCTCCCGCTGAGACTCCTCTTTACCAACTGGTTGCCTCAAGCAACTCTTCTCTGGGTCAGAATGTGGGATCCCAATCCTCAGGGTTAGGCATGGAAGCCTCCAGGAATTCCTAGTTCTAATTCCGTCAGTTCTAAGATCCTAGCCTTCTGTGGTTCTGGCCCTGCTTTAGGAGGAGCCTGATATAGTGGTGAACTATGGAGGgaattgggcttccccagtagctcagtggtaaaggatctacctgccagtgcaggagatgcaggggatatgggttcaatccctggctcaggaagatcccctggggaaggaaacgacaacacactccagtattcttgcctgggaagtcccatggacagaggaacctggtgggctacggtccatgaggttgcaaacagctggacatgactgagcatgcacacacgcatgcacgcatgGAGAGAATTAGAGCAAAGGCCTGAGAGTGAAGCCTAGTCCCGTTAGTCATTTTACCTCTTTTTGCCTGGCACTCCCTAGGTGAAGCTGAACTGCCCCAGGCTCCCATTTCTGCCAGAGCTAGAAAGATGCCACTTCTTTCTCAGTGGTGCCTAACCTCTGGGCTGGGGCACCAGGGCTGGCCTGGCAGTCCTGGTACCTGGGCCTAGCCACCGGCATGCTGTGTGCCTCTGTCCCTGTGGGCCCCTAATGCGCCTTAACTTGCTACCTGGGGCTCACTGCCAGGATGCCGTGCGTACACTCAACACCCTGCAGACCAATGCTAACTACTTGGAGATGGTGAAGCGTAAGCGGGGTGACCCCCAGACACAGCTGGAAGCCATGAAGCTGTACTTGGTACGGAGTGGGCTGCAGGTAAGGTGGAAGGGCCTGTAACCACCTCCACCCCCCACTTCTGTCTGTGCATCCTGTGCCTGAGGCAGGGACCTTGTCTGTCTGTCCCAGGTGGAGGACTTGGACCAGCTGAACATTATCCACATCACTGGAACCAAGGGGAAGGTGAATCACTGGACCCAGGGGTAGGGCGTCCACAGGCTGGGTTGGGGGGTTGGGACCTGCCCAGACAAGACCTTTTCTTTACAGGGCTCCACGTGTGCCTTCACTGAACGTATCCTCCGAAGCTATGGCCTGAAGACGGGGTTCTTTAGGTACTGAGGTACAGAGGGATGTGGTGTCCCCTAGCTGTCTGGGGGGCTCTGGATCCAACCTGAACCTCAGGGCCAGGGTCACCCACAGGAACTCAGCTGCATGTCTTTCTGACcagtgtttattcattcaacatacaTTCAGTTAGCATTTAGCGTATTAGCCCAAGTTTATGGCAATCTCTAATTTTCATAATGCAAAGAACTTGGGGAGGGGAGCAGCAActtgaatggataaaagaaataTACAGCTGGAAAAGTCagatatctttttatttcttttttggccacatcgtgcggtatgagggatcttagttccctaaccagggatcaaacccgtgccccctgcagtggaagtgtggagacttaaccactggactgccagggaagtccctcagacgtcttttttttcagttcagttcagttgctcagtcgtgtctgactctttgtgaccccatgaactgcagcacgtcaggcctccctgtccatcaccaattcccggagcctacccaaactcatgtccattgagtcggtgatgccatccaaccatcttattatcctctgtcatccccttctcctcctgccttcaatctttcccagcatcagggtcttttcaaacgagccagttctttgcatcaggtggccaataagtctgaatttggcaataaggagttcatggtctgagccacagtcagctcctggtcttgtttttgctgactgtatagagcttctccatctttggctgcaaagaatataatcaatttgatttcagcattggccatctggtgacgtccatgtatacagtcttctcttgtattgttggaagagggtatttgttatgaccagtgcattctcttggcaaaactctattagtctttgccctgcttcattccgtattccaaggccaaatttgcctgttactccaggtgtttcttgacttcctacttttgcattccagtcccctataatgaaagggacatcttttttgggtgttagttctaaaaggtcttgtaggtcttcatagaaccgttcaacttcagcttcttcagcgttactggttggggcatagacttggattactgtgatactgaataaccggtttgccttggaaacgaacagagatcactctgtcatttttgagattgcatccgagtactgcattttggactcttttgttaactatgatggctactccatttcttctaagggattcctttttttttttttaagatttatgtaGTATTTATTGGTTGTGGTGGGTCTTCATCACTgttgtgcgggctttctctagttgcggcaagcaggggctacacCTCGTTGTGGTATGGGGGCTTCTCATCGCCGTTGcttttcttgtggagcacaggctttagggcacgtgggcttcagtagtggccgcgctcaggctcaatagttctggtgcatgggcttggttgctctgcagcatgtgggatcttcccagaccagggatcgaaccagtgtctcttgcattgcaaggcagattcttaaccactggaccgtcaggaaAGCCCCCTCAGATATCTTTTTATTAACTTAAATTCCTTACACAGTTTTTAAATCACATAGAAATATTTATCAGTTAGGGTATCTTTGCCATAAGGAGCAGAAAGCCTGGCTAGTAAGGGCTTAGACAGTAAGCATAGGGTATGATGCCCCTGTCGAGGTCTCCCTAGTGGGCAGCAGAAGGGAACCCTGTCACTGTGCCAGCCTCAGCCGCTGCTTTGCCCACTGGGCAGCGCCCCGTCTTGGCCACATTCAAGCATCTAAAATCACACCAGAGGATTGGAGTGAGCCGGTGGGGATAGATAGGGGTCCCTCTCCCTGAAGCTGTATGTGCCTTTCTTAAACCCATCTCTGGCAAAGCAGTGGAATTAACATGCCAGCGAATCACTCAGGTTTCAGTCCCTAGGCTTGGGGCGTTCAAGATGTGTGCCTCCTTCTATTTTACCAGTTCTATCAAGTGACCTCTGTAAACAGCTGAAACCAGCTGACTGAAGTCCTTTCAGATCAGTGTGTTTTCCCTTCACAGTTCTTTATTCAAAATAGAGAAATGGAGAGGATTCATAATATGAAAGGGTCTTTGAGGATTCGAATAGAAGCCCCAAATCTCATCTAAAATAATTTGAGGAGTTAAAAACTCAGCCTTCAACTTGGGCCCATGTGGCCTCATGGGCCAGTCTGGGGCTGCAACTTGAACACAGCTGATGAGGCTTTGTCCTCAAGGAcaggaagacagacagacattATGGGGACAGATGTTGGCAGAGTAGCTGATTGGTGTGGGCTGCTGGAGGCAGTGCTATAGGAGCCCAGAGAGCATTCCTGACCAGCCTGGTGGGGAGGATCCTTTCTCTCTGCTGGAGGAGTGGTCTTAACTTGAGATCTGTGTAGTGGGCAGGTCCACAGGTAGGGTACGTGGGCAGGCGGGGGAGGAAGCAGGGCTGGAGGAGCTAAAAAATAGTCCAGAGGAGCTGGGGCACAGGGACCTTCCAAGGGATGCAGGAGAGGTGAGGTACAGAGGCCAGTGGAACCAGCCCCACTGGGGCCTAGAAGGCCGAGGTGAGGAGCGAGAAGGGTTTTCAGCAGGACAGTGACATAGCCTGATTTGTTTTTCCAAAAGACGGGTCTGActatggggcgggggtggggggcagcctgGGGGTCTTGGGAAGGGAGTTTCCTGATGACCCTGGTTCTTTCGACAGCTCTCCCCACCTGGTGCAGGTGCGTGAGCGGATCCGCATCAATGGGCAGCCCATAAGCTCCGAGCTCTTCACCAAGCACTTCTGGCGCCTCTACCACCGGCTGGAGGAGACCAAGGTGCCTGTGCCAGAGGGCTGGTGGGTGGGCAGGCTAGGGGACCTCAAGTGGGTGGGTAGACCCAGAGGGCGCTGCGCATCCCAGGACACCATCTCCCCCAGCACAGAGGCTGCAGTGGCCCCGAGCTCTGACATGATCCTGTCCACAGGACGACAGCAGCTGTGTCTCCATGCCCGGCTACTTCCGCTTCCTCACGCTCATGGCCTTCCACGTCTTCCTCCAAGAGAAGGTGTGTATGGCCCCCTCCCCAAAACCCTGTGTTCCAGACCTTGGGAAGGGGAATCTCAGCAGGTTAAGGGCTCCCATGCGGTGTCCGGGAGCCCCTGTGCCCCCTGCCATGCCCTGTGATCCTCTGCAGGTAGACCTGGCAGTGTTGGAAGTAGGCATTGGCGGGGCTTACGACTGCACCAACATCATCAGGTGAGGCCGATGGCTTGGGGAGAGGGATGGCGGCCAGGAGCCCAGGGGCATCCTGGCCCTTTTGTTTCCCGCAGGAAgcctgtggtgtgtgggatcacCTCTCTTGGCATCGACCACACTGGCCTTCTGGGGGACACGATGGAGAAGATCGCATGGCAGAAAGGGGGCATTTTTAAGGTGACCTGGGGAGGGGAGGTACATGGATGGCCTGACCCTGGCCCTCAAGAttcagggaaggggaggggtgcTCATTTGTATCTTAACTCAGAATTAGGTCTTGGAATCAGTGGGGTCTGGGTTCTCATGGGAACTCTGTGTGGGACTGGAACAAGTTGAGCCCCATCtctggcctcagtctccccatcgaGGGGCTCCCAAAGGTCCAGTGGGGGAAGGCTGAATGGGCTGCCCAGAACCAGGGATGTGGGGGCCAGAGATGGGCGGTGGAGCACCTTGGGCAGCCCCTGGCTCACTCTCCGTGTCCTCCACAGAGTGGCGTCCCTGCCTTCACCGTGCTCCAGCCTGACGAGCCGCTGGCGGTGCTAAGGGACAGGGCTCAGCAGATCTCAGTGAGTCTGATGGAGCTGCCGGGGGTGGAGGAGGACTGCCTGGGGAGGCACTTTATCCTCTGGGCCCTCGGTTTGCTCATCTGTGTTCGTCCAGCTGGGGTGCATCTCGGTTCTAGGAACAGGGTTTGGTGGGTTCTGGTAGATGGAAGGGCTGATGGCATCAGGGAGGGCTATCCCCTGAGCAGCTGCTGCCTATCTCCCCCGCAGTGTCCCCTCTACCTGTGCCCACCACTACAAGCCCTGGAGGAAGGGGGGCCACCACTGACCCTGGGCCTGGAGGGAGAGCACCAGCGGTCCAATGCTGCCCTGGCCTTGCAGGTGGCCCGCTGCTGGCTGCAGCAGAAAGGTTACCAGGGTAAGTGGACAGGTCAGTGGGTGGGCAGGGGACAGGTGGACCTGCCTCTGAGGGCCCTTAGAGGTGAGGACCGAGCCCACTGaagccctccctctcccttcccttccctgccagATGCTGGGGAGCTGAAGGCATCCAGGCCCAGCCTCCCGGGGCAGCTGCCCCTGGCACCTGTGTTCCAGCCCACGCCCCGCATGCAGCAGGGTGAGTTGGACCTTCCTGCCCAGCTGGGCCCCCTTCAGgtgttttcttttggtctcctATTAGAGAGGTGGGGCCAAAGGTGCCTTAAGAGAAAGGACTCTGCTGAAGGCAGCAAACTTCCCACACTTTGAGTCCGTGAAGtctctctgaacctgtttccccatctgccaAGTGAGACCATGATAGAATCCACTGAGAGGTGCTGTCACTAAAGGACTGAGTCCAGAGCCTGGCAGATATGGGATACAGTGCCCGGGTGGCCCGTGGTAGCTGCCAGAACTGTCATGCTTGTCATCATCAGGAGACCATGAGGGTCTTGAGGACGGTGATACTCTTCAGGTTTCTTGCTTCCCCTCAAAGCTTTCAGCACATAGTAGGACCTCGTGGCTGTTAAAGCCCTTCAGCAGATGGTTCCAGAgagcccactgtgtgccaggccctgtgtcaGGGCCGTGAGACAGTCCTGGAGCCAGGGGGTTTACATCCCAGCCCCaggactcagggcttccctgggggatcAAGGGTgcagaatacgcctgcaatgcaggagacgtggcagacacaggtttaatccctgggtcgggaagctccccttggagaaggaaacggcaacccactccaggattcttgcctgggaaatcccatggacagaggagcctggcgggctccaggcGGTTGCAAAGCGTCCgatgcaactgaagcaactgagcacacaagcccAGGACTCACTCGCTCAGTGACCTAATCTCTCTGAGTCAGGGTTCTCTGCCTGCATTTTGGGACTAATATATGACAGCAGCCCCCCTCTCAGGgctgcctggaagattccacccGATAAGGCAGCCAAACAGTTAATCCCAGCGACTAGGGCCCAACCAGAGGCTTCTGGGCCGATCAGATTGACGAGTAACGAGGGCTCTGGGTACGGGCAAGCAGTTAGTTGAGGACCGGAGTGGGAGAATATGGGAGGGCTGGCTCGGGGCTGCGCCTGGAGGACTGCCTTGCTCCCCAACCCCAGGGCTTCGGCACACGGAATGGCCAGGTCGGACGCAGTTGCTGCGGCGCGGGCCTCTTACCTGGTACCTGGACGGCGCGCACACCACCAGCAGCATGCAAGCCTGTGTGCGCTGGTTCCGCCAGGCGCTGCACCGCTGCGAGAGGCCGGACAGGTGAGCAGTGGGCCGAGGCGGGGCCGGGACATGGGGtccaggggagggggcgggaccTCGGGGAAGGATGGGGCAGGGCTTGGTCTGTGGAGAGGGGCGGGACCTTGAGGAGGGGTGGAGCGTGGGCGGGGGCGAGGCTGGGtcagtggggaggggtgggaccTCAGGGAACGGTGGGGCGGGGCTTGGTCAGCGGAGAGGGGCAGGACCTTGAGGAGGGGTGGAGCATGGGCGGGGCTGGACCTCGGGGACGGATGGGGCGGGACAAGAGGACAGGCTCGGACTGGGACAGCAGGGAAGGAGAGGCAGTTTCTGGAGGAAGGATGGGGCGGGGCCCGCGGAGAAGGGGTGGGAGGCGCCTCCTCTCTGACGTCCCCTGCCCTCTAACCCTTCCGTCTCCCAGCGGTTCCGAGGTGCGCGTCTTGCTCTTCAACTCCACTGGGGACCGGGATTCCGCGGCCCTGCTGAAGCTGCTGCAGGTGAGGAACTGGCTGGGGTATGGGCAGCAGGCAGGCCAGCTCGGGTGCTGGCTTTGACCCCCAGCAGCCGTGCCTTCAtccctgagcctgtttcctcagctGGAGAATGGCACTGATTGCTCATTCCCCTCCTGAATTGTGTTATAAAAGCATTGGGCACAGGGAAGTCACTGCCCGCATTCTCTGTGGTCACACTCAAGACCAGGATTATAGGCAGGACCAGGTAAGTGGTGTGAGGTGCAGGCTCTGGATTCACTTGTCAGGTTCCCTTCCGCCACTGGCATGTGACCCTGGATAAGAGATGGCATTTCCCTGAGCTCAGTTTGCCTCACCATAAAACAGGGATGTTACTATGATACCTGCTTCTAAACTT is a genomic window containing:
- the FPGS gene encoding folylpolyglutamate synthase, mitochondrial isoform X4, with protein sequence MRLNLLPGAHCQDAVRTLNTLQTNANYLEMVKRKRGDPQTQLEAMKLYLVRSGLQVEDLDQLNIIHITGTKGKGSTCAFTERILRSYGLKTGFFSSPHLVQVRERIRINGQPISSELFTKHFWRLYHRLEETKDDSSCVSMPGYFRFLTLMAFHVFLQEKVDLAVLEVGIGGAYDCTNIIRKPVVCGITSLGIDHTGLLGDTMEKIAWQKGGIFKSGVPAFTVLQPDEPLAVLRDRAQQISCPLYLCPPLQALEEGGPPLTLGLEGEHQRSNAALALQVARCWLQQKGYQDAGELKASRPSLPGQLPLAPVFQPTPRMQQGLRHTEWPGRTQLLRRGPLTWYLDGAHTTSSMQACVRWFRQALHRCERPDSGSEVRVLLFNSTGDRDSAALLKLLQPCQFDYAIFCPNLAEMASTDNADQQNFTVTLDQVLLRCLAHQQHWSRLHEEQVSPDPWSTPGQEQDGPASLLLAPHPPHTHSASSLVFSCISHALQWITQGRDPLFQPPSPPRGLLAHPVADSGAMVLQEAAAIHVLVTGSLHLVGGVLKLLEPSLSQ
- the FPGS gene encoding folylpolyglutamate synthase, mitochondrial isoform X3, with the translated sequence MSHLKAPRHTPGALRKAFLAMSGDPRNFPGASGSHTCFQDAVRTLNTLQTNANYLEMVKRKRGDPQTQLEAMKLYLVRSGLQVEDLDQLNIIHITGTKGKGSTCAFTERILRSYGLKTGFFSSPHLVQVRERIRINGQPISSELFTKHFWRLYHRLEETKDDSSCVSMPGYFRFLTLMAFHVFLQEKVDLAVLEVGIGGAYDCTNIIRKPVVCGITSLGIDHTGLLGDTMEKIAWQKGGIFKSGVPAFTVLQPDEPLAVLRDRAQQISCPLYLCPPLQALEEGGPPLTLGLEGEHQRSNAALALQVARCWLQQKGYQDAGELKASRPSLPGQLPLAPVFQPTPRMQQGLRHTEWPGRTQLLRRGPLTWYLDGAHTTSSMQACVRWFRQALHRCERPDSGSEVRVLLFNSTGDRDSAALLKLLQPCQFDYAIFCPNLAEMASTDNADQQNFTVTLDQVLLRCLAHQQHWSRLHEEQVSPDPWSTPGQEQDGPASLLLAPHPPHTHSASSLVFSCISHALQWITQGRDPLFQPPSPPRGLLAHPVADSGAMVLQEAAAIHVLVTGSLHLVGGVLKLLEPSLSQ
- the FPGS gene encoding folylpolyglutamate synthase, mitochondrial isoform X5 — encoded protein: MKAEAYQDAVRTLNTLQTNANYLEMVKRKRGDPQTQLEAMKLYLVRSGLQVEDLDQLNIIHITGTKGKGSTCAFTERILRSYGLKTGFFSSPHLVQVRERIRINGQPISSELFTKHFWRLYHRLEETKDDSSCVSMPGYFRFLTLMAFHVFLQEKVDLAVLEVGIGGAYDCTNIIRKPVVCGITSLGIDHTGLLGDTMEKIAWQKGGIFKSGVPAFTVLQPDEPLAVLRDRAQQISCPLYLCPPLQALEEGGPPLTLGLEGEHQRSNAALALQVARCWLQQKGYQDAGELKASRPSLPGQLPLAPVFQPTPRMQQGLRHTEWPGRTQLLRRGPLTWYLDGAHTTSSMQACVRWFRQALHRCERPDSGSEVRVLLFNSTGDRDSAALLKLLQPCQFDYAIFCPNLAEMASTDNADQQNFTVTLDQVLLRCLAHQQHWSRLHEEQVSPDPWSTPGQEQDGPASLLLAPHPPHTHSASSLVFSCISHALQWITQGRDPLFQPPSPPRGLLAHPVADSGAMVLQEAAAIHVLVTGSLHLVGGVLKLLEPSLSQ
- the FPGS gene encoding folylpolyglutamate synthase, mitochondrial isoform X2 gives rise to the protein MEEPGLSGCPLSAKTASFQDAVRTLNTLQTNANYLEMVKRKRGDPQTQLEAMKLYLVRSGLQVEDLDQLNIIHITGTKGKGSTCAFTERILRSYGLKTGFFSSPHLVQVRERIRINGQPISSELFTKHFWRLYHRLEETKDDSSCVSMPGYFRFLTLMAFHVFLQEKVDLAVLEVGIGGAYDCTNIIRKPVVCGITSLGIDHTGLLGDTMEKIAWQKGGIFKSGVPAFTVLQPDEPLAVLRDRAQQISCPLYLCPPLQALEEGGPPLTLGLEGEHQRSNAALALQVARCWLQQKGYQDAGELKASRPSLPGQLPLAPVFQPTPRMQQGLRHTEWPGRTQLLRRGPLTWYLDGAHTTSSMQACVRWFRQALHRCERPDSGSEVRVLLFNSTGDRDSAALLKLLQPCQFDYAIFCPNLAEMASTDNADQQNFTVTLDQVLLRCLAHQQHWSRLHEEQVSPDPWSTPGQEQDGPASLLLAPHPPHTHSASSLVFSCISHALQWITQGRDPLFQPPSPPRGLLAHPVADSGAMVLQEAAAIHVLVTGSLHLVGGVLKLLEPSLSQ
- the FPGS gene encoding folylpolyglutamate synthase, mitochondrial isoform X1; translation: MSRARCHALFLAAVSPRGATTRVAVRRGLSAWPVLQEPDMEYQDAVRTLNTLQTNANYLEMVKRKRGDPQTQLEAMKLYLVRSGLQVEDLDQLNIIHITGTKGKGSTCAFTERILRSYGLKTGFFSSPHLVQVRERIRINGQPISSELFTKHFWRLYHRLEETKDDSSCVSMPGYFRFLTLMAFHVFLQEKVDLAVLEVGIGGAYDCTNIIRKPVVCGITSLGIDHTGLLGDTMEKIAWQKGGIFKSGVPAFTVLQPDEPLAVLRDRAQQISCPLYLCPPLQALEEGGPPLTLGLEGEHQRSNAALALQVARCWLQQKGYQDAGELKASRPSLPGQLPLAPVFQPTPRMQQGLRHTEWPGRTQLLRRGPLTWYLDGAHTTSSMQACVRWFRQALHRCERPDSGSEVRVLLFNSTGDRDSAALLKLLQPCQFDYAIFCPNLAEMASTDNADQQNFTVTLDQVLLRCLAHQQHWSRLHEEQVSPDPWSTPGQEQDGPASLLLAPHPPHTHSASSLVFSCISHALQWITQGRDPLFQPPSPPRGLLAHPVADSGAMVLQEAAAIHVLVTGSLHLVGGVLKLLEPSLSQ
- the FPGS gene encoding folylpolyglutamate synthase, mitochondrial isoform X6, with translation MEEPGLSGCPLSAKTASFQVEDLDQLNIIHITGTKGKGSTCAFTERILRSYGLKTGFFSSPHLVQVRERIRINGQPISSELFTKHFWRLYHRLEETKDDSSCVSMPGYFRFLTLMAFHVFLQEKVDLAVLEVGIGGAYDCTNIIRKPVVCGITSLGIDHTGLLGDTMEKIAWQKGGIFKSGVPAFTVLQPDEPLAVLRDRAQQISCPLYLCPPLQALEEGGPPLTLGLEGEHQRSNAALALQVARCWLQQKGYQDAGELKASRPSLPGQLPLAPVFQPTPRMQQGLRHTEWPGRTQLLRRGPLTWYLDGAHTTSSMQACVRWFRQALHRCERPDSGSEVRVLLFNSTGDRDSAALLKLLQPCQFDYAIFCPNLAEMASTDNADQQNFTVTLDQVLLRCLAHQQHWSRLHEEQVSPDPWSTPGQEQDGPASLLLAPHPPHTHSASSLVFSCISHALQWITQGRDPLFQPPSPPRGLLAHPVADSGAMVLQEAAAIHVLVTGSLHLVGGVLKLLEPSLSQ
- the FPGS gene encoding folylpolyglutamate synthase, mitochondrial isoform X7; translated protein: MSRARCHALFLAAVSPRGATTRVAVRRGLSAWPVLQEPDMEYQGSTCAFTERILRSYGLKTGFFSSPHLVQVRERIRINGQPISSELFTKHFWRLYHRLEETKDDSSCVSMPGYFRFLTLMAFHVFLQEKVDLAVLEVGIGGAYDCTNIIRKPVVCGITSLGIDHTGLLGDTMEKIAWQKGGIFKSGVPAFTVLQPDEPLAVLRDRAQQISCPLYLCPPLQALEEGGPPLTLGLEGEHQRSNAALALQVARCWLQQKGYQDAGELKASRPSLPGQLPLAPVFQPTPRMQQGLRHTEWPGRTQLLRRGPLTWYLDGAHTTSSMQACVRWFRQALHRCERPDSGSEVRVLLFNSTGDRDSAALLKLLQPCQFDYAIFCPNLAEMASTDNADQQNFTVTLDQVLLRCLAHQQHWSRLHEEQVSPDPWSTPGQEQDGPASLLLAPHPPHTHSASSLVFSCISHALQWITQGRDPLFQPPSPPRGLLAHPVADSGAMVLQEAAAIHVLVTGSLHLVGGVLKLLEPSLSQ